The genomic stretch CACACTAAACTTTACTATACTTTTCCTTCATATATGATCAGATCATCAGGGAGACATCTATTTCAAGTGTAAATGATCAACATGACTTAAATGGCATGTCGATATTTTTTTGTATTTAAGAGTTTATCTGGAAAAAAGTGGAAGTGTTTTAGGTGGATCTTTTCACTTTTCAGATTCTTTTCCAATTAATTCCAGGAGATCTCTTGCTTCTTTGAATGTTTTATCTATCTTAAGAGATTCTTTGATTAATTTCAAAGACTCATCATACTCTTTAAGATTGTATAATCCCTGAGCCTGCAAGTATAAACCATATTTATAAAAATCATCCTTTTTGGAATATCTGCCTCGGAACAGGTCAAATGTGTTAACTGCTTCTTGATACTCTTCCAGAATCAAGAGTACATATCCTCTGTTGTACCATGCCATATTGTCACCAGGTTCCAGCCTGATAACCTCTTCAAAACATTTAAGTGCCTCAGGATAGTTTCCAAGTTCCATAAGGGCCACTCCCTTATCATTCCAGGCGGAAACATACTCTTTATCAATTGCGAGTGCACTGTCAAAAAACTTTATTGATTTATCAACTTTTCCCTGTTCTAAAAATGACATGGCTTGTTTATAGAACATTTCTGCTTCTTTAATGGCCATTTAAATCAACTCCTGGCTATACTTGGACGGTTAACTATATAATTATAAGGGATGTTAAACTATTCTGGAGTAACTAATTATTTAAAAACATTTATTTTACCATTTATGCACATATATGGTGAATTTAGCTTTATTTTAACTTTTTTGGTGTTTTTTTGAATTTTTGGTGTGATCCAATCATTCAAAATGTTTGAAAACCTGAATAAATGTTTAAAATTTATTTAAACTCGATTTTTTTGCTTATTTTTTTTTTATTTTGCTCTTATAATTTGCAGCTCAACTTAAGGGTATTGTAAATGTTTCTAATTTACACATAAATAATTAATAAAAAGTATTACTAATGATCCTCATCAGGATCTTACTAATTTTAGCAATTGGATTTGAACAGTGGTTCCTTAATTTCAGAGTTTTTTTTTAATGGGGTGAATCCATCTGGGGGAAATATTTTTGGTGAAATATTTTTTTTGATGCTAATTGTCATGTAAGTTCATACTTAATATGTAGATACAATTCATTACAATAAATTACAATGCTGATTAATCAAGTGAACTACTGACAAATTATGTGATTTGTTGACTGAGTTTTGAGGGAATCCTCAGACCACATAATATCTTCAAGCCCCATTGTAAATAGAATCTGCTTATTGAATGGTATATTCCCTCATTAAAGAGTCCTTATGAGTTGGCTTTACTCTAAATAAGATTCAAGATGGTGTCAATATTTTTACATATTATATATCTAAATAAACCTTCCAATAGGTCCAAAATTTTAATAACTACGGAGGAAAATTGAAATATGTATATTAAAATTTTTAATTTCGATAAAATATGATTTTCCACGAAAAATATAAAAAGCATTAAAAGAGCTTATTCAGGAAATAAGAGTTTATTCAGGAAATCGCAGTGATTAAATGGGATTTTTTGATGTCTCTAATAATCATATAACCCCTAATGGAGGAAATAACATGTTGCATGGAACAGAACTGTTGAAGAAAGGCTTTGCCAAGATGACCAAGGGTGGAGTGATCATGGATGTTGTTAACGCTGAACAGGCAGCTATTGCTGAGGAAGCTGGTGCTGTCTCTGTAATGGCTCTGGAGAAAGTCCCAGCTGATATAAGGGCCTCTGGAGGAGTTGCCAGGATGGCAGACCCCAGTAAAGTTACCGAGATCATGGATGTCGTCAGTATCCCAGTAATGGCCAAGGTACGGATCGGTCACTTTGTGGAAGCACAGGTCCTAGAGTCACTGGGAGTGGACATGATCGATGAAAGTGAAGTACTCACCCCTGCCGATGAAAAATTCCACATCGATAAAAAACAATTCACCATACCCTTCGTATGCGGAGCAAGAAACCTCGGAGAAGCCCTCCGGAGGATAGATGAAGGTGCAGCAATGATAAGGACCAAAGGGGAAGCTGGAACTGGTAACGTGGTGGAAGCAGTCCGTCACATGCGCATGATCCAGGGAACCATCCGGGAACTCAAGGACATGACCGAAGAGGAACTGTGGAGTGTTGCCCGGGAAGAAGAAGCACAATTATACTTAGTTAAGGAAACCCAGAAACAGGGAAGGCTGCCTGTAGTGAACTTTGCTGCCGGTGGAGTTGCCACACCAGCAGATGCAGCCCTCATGATGCAGCTGGGAGCAGACGGAGTATTCGTGGGAAGCGGGATATTCAAATCAGAAAACCCTGAAATAGTGGCCAAAGCCATAGCCGAAGCAACTGCCCACTACGAAGATGCGGATTTAATTGCCGAGGTCAGTCGGGACCTGGGTAAAGCAATGC from Methanobacterium sp. Maddingley MBC34 encodes the following:
- a CDS encoding tetratricopeptide repeat protein (PFAM: Tetratricopeptide repeat) — translated: MAIKEAEMFYKQAMSFLEQGKVDKSIKFFDSALAIDKEYVSAWNDKGVALMELGNYPEALKCFEEVIRLEPGDNMAWYNRGYVLLILEEYQEAVNTFDLFRGRYSKKDDFYKYGLYLQAQGLYNLKEYDESLKLIKESLKIDKTFKEARDLLELIGKESEK
- a CDS encoding pyridoxal 5''-phosphate synthase, synthase subunit Pdx1 (PFAM: SOR/SNZ family~TIGRFAM: pyridoxal 5'-phosphate synthase, synthase subunit Pdx1_SP), whose product is MLHGTELLKKGFAKMTKGGVIMDVVNAEQAAIAEEAGAVSVMALEKVPADIRASGGVARMADPSKVTEIMDVVSIPVMAKVRIGHFVEAQVLESLGVDMIDESEVLTPADEKFHIDKKQFTIPFVCGARNLGEALRRIDEGAAMIRTKGEAGTGNVVEAVRHMRMIQGTIRELKDMTEEELWSVAREEEAQLYLVKETQKQGRLPVVNFAAGGVATPADAALMMQLGADGVFVGSGIFKSENPEIVAKAIAEATAHYEDADLIAEVSRDLGKAMPGLEISQIPESERLQDRGW